The genome window CGTGATGAAGGGATTGTTTGGATTACAGGATTTGCTCTTCATGCTGATTCATGGATTAATCTGGGCTCTGCCTCTGGGTATCGTTGCCTTTGCAGCACAACTCTCAGCCCAGTTCTCTGCGGGTATCGTGATGGCTTCTCTAGGAAAGTACGTAGCTGTTATCCTGGGAGGTAATGTCATTCAATTCTTCATCATCCTCCCGCTCTTCCTCTTGGCAAGAGGCTTGAATCCTGTGCGTACACTGGGCAAGATGATGCCGGCAGTATTAATGGCTCTGTTTACAAAGAGTTCTGCTGCTACGTTGCCGGTAACGATGCAGACAGCAGAAGACAGGCTGGGAGTTTCCAATCAGGTTTCCCGCTTCGTATTACCTATCTGTACTACCATCAACATGAATGGTTGCGCTGCATTTATCCTCGTAACCTCCTTATTCCTGATGCAAAATGGAGGAATGCCTTTACCTTGGACTACGATGATTCTCTGGCTCTTCATTTCAGTTATCTCAGCAGTGGGTAATGCAGGAGTACCGATGGGATGTTATTTCCTTACCCTATCTCTGATGTCCGGTATCAATGCTCCTATCGGCATCATGGGCATCATCCTGCCAATCTATACCATTATCGACATGATTGAAACGGCAGAAAACGTATGGTCTGATTCCTGTGTCTGTGCCATGGTGGATAAGGACTTGAAGAAAGAGTCCACTTGAAAAAAAAGACGATGTTAAGCACATTGAGGTAAAGTAATCACTCATAACGTGCTAAGCAGCTTTCTGGATGACATTTCATTGCACCCTAGAAAATAATTAAAACGGAGGGCTAGTCCTGGTAATGGACTAGCCTTTTTTTGTACCTTTGGGGTCATTACTGCAAGAAATCATCGTTGCTTACCTTTACACCAAGTGGTCCATAGTCGCCAAGAGCTTTGTGAGCAAGTCGACTCAACCCTCGGTCTAAGGTGTAGATTGTTCGGTTGGATGCATCAGAGACGTAGTTTCCATGAAAGACGTGATTGAAACTATGAACAGCGTGGAAATCGTAGTAAAAGAAGAAGAACTGTTTTTTTTATCTTTTTTAATCCTATTTTCCCCATGCATTCAGCTAAAATTCATACCTTTGCATTATCTTTTCAAAAAACAACAAAATGTAATCAATATGAAACAGAAAGATGTTATAACGGGATGGCTTGTCGCATTCATTATCAGCTGTATGATGCTGGCGGGATGCACCGAAAAATCCAGCAAGCCAGAGAAGAAAAACGTGAAAGTTGAGACTATCTCCGTGGGGAATACAAACCTGAGGGGAACGAAAGACTATGTGGGAACCATCGAGGAAAAGATGGGATCTACACTCAGTTTCGAGATAGCCGGAAACATCACTTCCATACGGGTGGAAGAAGGAGATAGAGTGAGCAAGGGACAGCTGCTCGCCACCATCAACCCTACCACCGTGAAGGAGGCTCACCGGGCAACACTCACCACCCTGAAACAGGCGCAGGATGCCTACAGAAGATTCCTGCCCCTGCACCAGTCGGGAACCATCTCGGATATGAAATGGGTGGAGATAGAAAGCAAACTGGAACAGGCAAAGGCGGCTGAAAGCATCGCCCGCCAGCAACTCTCCCACTCTACCCTCACAGCTCCTTTTGCAGGTGTCATCGCTGCCAAGAACGTGGACTTGGGAACCTACGTGCTCCCCGGACAGCCTGTGCTGAAACTCGCCAATGTGGCACAAGTCAACGCCAAGATATCCGTACCCGAAGCTGAAATATCTCATCTGCACGTGGGCGACAAGGTGAAACTGACGGTAGCCGCTCTTTCGGGTGCCATTTTCCGGGGAACGATTTCAGAAAAAGGCATCGATGCCAACCCCATCTCGCATACCTACGATGTCAAGGTGGGCATCACCAATCCGCAGGGCCGTCTGCTCCCAGGCATGGTATGCAACGCCCAGGTGCAGGGTAGCGCTGCTACCCCATCCCACATCACCGTTCCGCCACAAAGCATTGAACTGGATGTAGATAACTCCCGATTCGTATGGACCGTGGTAAACGGAAAGGCACATCAGCAACCCGTAACTACCGGCGATTTCGAAGGCGACGGCATCGTCATCCTTTCGGGACTGAAGGCTGGCGACCAGGTTATCATCAATGGCCAGCAGAAAGTTTCGGAAGGAATGAATGTAGATACAGCAAAAAGCGATAACCGATAAAAAAGTGGAGGGAAAAGATATGAATCAAGAGACAAGGCTAGAGACAAACAAACCGGAGGATTCCAAAAAGCCGGAGAGAGACACCGCCCTTCGCGACCACATCAAGGCACGCATCACCAGGAAGCCCAACCGCATCATCAAGCGCTCGTTCATCGAGTCGGCGATGTGCAACCACAACATCGTGATGCTTCTGATGGGCATGCTCGTATTTCTAGGCATACTCGGCATCTGCATCATGCCCAAGCAGGAGATGCCGCAATTCACCATCAGGCAGGGTGCCTGCGTAGCCGTATATCCGGGCGCTACATCCGGAGAGGTGGAAGAACGGGTGACTAAACCGCTGGAGAACTTCATCTTCGGATACAAGGAGGTGAACAAGAAAAAGACCTATACCCAGAGTAAGGACGGCATGCTGATCGTGTTCCTGGAACTCAACGACGACGTGGAGGACCGGGATGCCTTCTGGAGCAAGTTCAAGCATGGCCTACAGGCCTTCAAGAGCTCCCTTCCTACGGGTGTCCTTGCCCTGCAGGCTGTGGATGACATCGCCGATACCTCTGCCCTGCTCATCACGATGGAAAGCAAGCAGAAAACCTATAGGGAACTGAATACATACATAGACCAGCTGAAGGACAGACTGCGCCGCATTGATGCCATCTCGAACCTGCGAACCTACGGACTGGAAAACGAACAGATAAGCATCTGCCTGGACCAGAACAAGCTGGCCAAATACGGCATCGGCCCCTATAAGATTCTGAACGACCTTGCCCTGCAGGGCTTCACCACCATGAGCGGAAACCTGGAGATGGGCAACCTCAACCTGCCCATCCACATCACCGACTCCTACAACAACGAGCGGGATGTGGCAGAACAAATCGTATATTCCGACCCCAAGGGCAACATAGTGCGCCTGAAGGACATCGCACAGATTAAAAGAGAATATCCGAAACTGAATAAATACATCAAGAGCAACGGCAACAAATGCGTGCTCCTATCCATTGAAATGCGACCGGGAAACGACATCGTGAAGATGGGAAGAGACGTACACAAGATGATGGATGATTTTGAACAGTCCCTGCCCGGCGATGTACACATCAATACCATTACCGACCAGAGCAAGGTGGTAAGCGAATCGGTGCTAAACTTCCTGCGTGAGCTGCTCATATCGGTCATCTCCGTCATCATCGTGGTCATCCTGCTCATGCCGCGCCGCGTAGCAGAGGTATCAGCCCTCAGCATCCCTATCACCATCTTCTCGTCGTTGGGCATATTCTATCTTTTCGGCATGGAGCTGAACACCGTTACACTGGCTGCCCTCATCGTAACACTGGGTATGGTGGTGGATGATTCCGTGGTTATCATCGACAACTACATGGAGAAGCTGGGCCATGGCATGTCGCGCTGGCATGCAGCCATCGCCGCTCCTAGAGAGTTCTTCATGTCGGTGCTTTCTGCCACGCTCAGCATCTCGCTCACCTTCTTTCCATTCCTCTTTACCATGCATGGCGACATGGGCGATTTCGTAAAATCATTCCCCTGGGCCATGTTCATCATCCTGAGCATCTCGCTCATGGTTTCGCTGCTGCTCACACCTTATTTACAGTATATGGTGATTCACCAGGGCATCAGCAGCCAGCACAAGCCCAACGCCCGCAAAAAGCCGCTCGACTATCTGCAGATGGGGTACACCTGGTTGCTGAAACGCTGTTTCGCCTTTCCACGCACCACCCTCGCTGTGGGCATCATGCTGGTGAGCACCGGAGCCATCATCTTCGTACATCTTCCGCAGAGAATGATGCCTATCGCCGAGAGAAACCAGTTTGCCGTAGAGTTCTATCTGCCTAGCGGAACCACCGCTGCAAGAACCGCACAGGTGGCAGATTCTATGGCCCACATTCTGCAGCGCGACCCGCAGGTAACAGCTGTAACCACGTTTGTTGGTCAGGGTTCACCCCGTTTCCACACCACCTATGCGCCACAGATTGGCGGTGAGAACTTTGCACAGTTTATCGTGAATACGGTAGATAACGATGCCACAGAAGAGGTACTCGACCGATATGCCGACCGATACTCCAACTATTTTCCCGACTGCTACATCCGCTTCAAGCAGATGGATTACAACAACGCCACCTACCCTATCGAAGTAAGAGTGAGCGGCGACAGCATGGGCGACCTGAAGGCTGCCGCCAGGAAGATAGAAGCCTGCATGCACAAGATAGAAGGCATCAACCTGATTCGTACCAACTACGAAGAGCCCCTGCCTGGCATCAGGGTAACTCCAGATGCTACCGAGGCCAACCGGCTGGGTGTGAACAAGACCATACTCTCTGCCGACCTTGCCATTCATTTTGGCGATGGCATCCCAATGGCCACCCTTTGGGAAGGCGACTATCCGGTGAAGATGGTTCTGAAATCGGAAAACGACAGCGACCTTGCCAATGAATACATCCCCGTGATGGGAGGAACATCGAGCGTTCCACTCCGCCAGCTGGCTAAGATTTCGCCCGACTGGCACGACGGCAGCATCATACGCAGAAACGGCGTGCGTACCATCTCTATCATAGGTGAACCTTTAAGGGGATTCAATGCCAACCGATTGGCCAACGAACTGAAGCAGGAAGTATCCAAACTCCCGCTAGATTCCAGTCTTGATTGGGAGATTGGCGGTATGGCAGAAAAGGATGCCGAAACCCTTCCTCAGGTTACATCGGGCGTGATGATAGCAGCCTTGATCATCTTCTTCATCCTGCTCTTCCATTTCAAGCGCATCAGTCTGGCACTGGTGAATCTCTCGTCCATGTCGCTCTGCATCTTCGGTGCAGCGATAGGCCTTCTGGTTACGGGTTTCGACGTGAGTCTTACCTGCATATTAGGCATAGTGAGCCTGATGGGTATCCTGGTAAGAAACGGCATCATCATGCTCGACTATGCCGAGGAACTGCGCCGCGACAAGGGGTTATCGGTAAAGGAAGCCGCCTTTCAGGCTGGCGAGCGCCGCATGCGCCCTATCTTCCTTACATCGGCAGCCGCCTCGGTAGGCGTACTGCCTATGATGGTAGAGAACAATACGCTGTGGTCGCCAATGGGAGCCGTTATCTTCTTCGGTACGCTTATCTCGATGGTACTCATCGCCACCATCCTGCCTGTGCTCTATTGGCTCGTGTTCGACAAGCACGGCAAGTATAGTTTGAGGAAGCAGTAACTACCCCTGTGTATTAAACACTTCGTTCTCATCGGTTGTGATGCCAATAGGCATCGGTGCACCCGTTTTCGGGTTCACAAATTGCAAAAATGTCACCATGATAGTAGGATAAGGGCAGAAAAACTTTGTGCTTTCAAGATTTATTCGTACTTTTGCAGTCAAAAACAGAAAGGGAGGGATGAATGCTGATGCAGAAATCCCTCTTTAAGTATAACAAAAAAGGAGAAAGCCTATGTTCCATATCGCTCAATACTTCCCTATCACAGACCCTACGTTGATATTCTTCGTAGTGCTCCTCATCATCCTCTTTGCCCCTATCATCATGGGTAAACTCCGTATCCCGCACATCATCGGTATGGTGCTGGCAGGTGTGCTCATAGGCAAATACGGACTGAATATCCTGGAGCGCGACTCTTCGTTTGAACTCTTCGGAAAGGTGGGACTCTATTACATCATGTTCCTCGCTGCCCTGGAGATGGATATGGAAGGCATGAAAAAGAACAAGTCGCGACTGCTTATCTATGGTCTGCTCACCTGTTTTATTCCGTTCTTCCTCACCTATGGCATGAGCATCTGGCTGCTCCACTACTCTGCCAAGGCTTCCTTCCTGCTGAGCTGCATCATGGCATCCAATACGCTGATTGCCTATCCTATCGTTTCGAGATACGGACTGCAACAGAAACCGAGCGTTACGCTGAGTGTGGGGTCGAGCATGATTTCGCTGCTCATAGCCCTGATAATGCTTGCCGGACTGGTAGCATCGTTCAGCAAGCATGACGGCATACTGTTCTGGGTATTCTTCACCCTCAAGTTTGCTGTCTATTGTGGCGTGATGATCATGCTGATTCCCCGACTTACAAGATGGTTCTTGCGAAGATACAGCGATGCAGTGATGCAGTTTATCTTCGTACTTTCAATGCTCTTTATGAGTGCGGCACTTTCGCAGATAGT of Segatella copri contains these proteins:
- a CDS encoding dicarboxylate/amino acid:cation symporter, producing the protein MKNKQTRQLVLWIGALIVGAILGIFGISWLDGLMNFIATVYTRLFQLLAVPTIALAVITTLASLGNQADTGKIFRHAITYTLLTTIAAAAVGLVLYNIVSPGNLPTALVQSGMADVPQKLGETSYYDHILGVIPNNIIKPFAEGNVLSILILAAAAGIALAKMPSSDKKEVVMKGLFGLQDLLFMLIHGLIWALPLGIVAFAAQLSAQFSAGIVMASLGKYVAVILGGNVIQFFIILPLFLLARGLNPVRTLGKMMPAVLMALFTKSSAATLPVTMQTAEDRLGVSNQVSRFVLPICTTINMNGCAAFILVTSLFLMQNGGMPLPWTTMILWLFISVISAVGNAGVPMGCYFLTLSLMSGINAPIGIMGIILPIYTIIDMIETAENVWSDSCVCAMVDKDLKKEST
- a CDS encoding efflux RND transporter periplasmic adaptor subunit gives rise to the protein MKQKDVITGWLVAFIISCMMLAGCTEKSSKPEKKNVKVETISVGNTNLRGTKDYVGTIEEKMGSTLSFEIAGNITSIRVEEGDRVSKGQLLATINPTTVKEAHRATLTTLKQAQDAYRRFLPLHQSGTISDMKWVEIESKLEQAKAAESIARQQLSHSTLTAPFAGVIAAKNVDLGTYVLPGQPVLKLANVAQVNAKISVPEAEISHLHVGDKVKLTVAALSGAIFRGTISEKGIDANPISHTYDVKVGITNPQGRLLPGMVCNAQVQGSAATPSHITVPPQSIELDVDNSRFVWTVVNGKAHQQPVTTGDFEGDGIVILSGLKAGDQVIINGQQKVSEGMNVDTAKSDNR
- a CDS encoding efflux RND transporter permease subunit is translated as MNQETRLETNKPEDSKKPERDTALRDHIKARITRKPNRIIKRSFIESAMCNHNIVMLLMGMLVFLGILGICIMPKQEMPQFTIRQGACVAVYPGATSGEVEERVTKPLENFIFGYKEVNKKKTYTQSKDGMLIVFLELNDDVEDRDAFWSKFKHGLQAFKSSLPTGVLALQAVDDIADTSALLITMESKQKTYRELNTYIDQLKDRLRRIDAISNLRTYGLENEQISICLDQNKLAKYGIGPYKILNDLALQGFTTMSGNLEMGNLNLPIHITDSYNNERDVAEQIVYSDPKGNIVRLKDIAQIKREYPKLNKYIKSNGNKCVLLSIEMRPGNDIVKMGRDVHKMMDDFEQSLPGDVHINTITDQSKVVSESVLNFLRELLISVISVIIVVILLMPRRVAEVSALSIPITIFSSLGIFYLFGMELNTVTLAALIVTLGMVVDDSVVIIDNYMEKLGHGMSRWHAAIAAPREFFMSVLSATLSISLTFFPFLFTMHGDMGDFVKSFPWAMFIILSISLMVSLLLTPYLQYMVIHQGISSQHKPNARKKPLDYLQMGYTWLLKRCFAFPRTTLAVGIMLVSTGAIIFVHLPQRMMPIAERNQFAVEFYLPSGTTAARTAQVADSMAHILQRDPQVTAVTTFVGQGSPRFHTTYAPQIGGENFAQFIVNTVDNDATEEVLDRYADRYSNYFPDCYIRFKQMDYNNATYPIEVRVSGDSMGDLKAAARKIEACMHKIEGINLIRTNYEEPLPGIRVTPDATEANRLGVNKTILSADLAIHFGDGIPMATLWEGDYPVKMVLKSENDSDLANEYIPVMGGTSSVPLRQLAKISPDWHDGSIIRRNGVRTISIIGEPLRGFNANRLANELKQEVSKLPLDSSLDWEIGGMAEKDAETLPQVTSGVMIAALIIFFILLFHFKRISLALVNLSSMSLCIFGAAIGLLVTGFDVSLTCILGIVSLMGILVRNGIIMLDYAEELRRDKGLSVKEAAFQAGERRMRPIFLTSAAASVGVLPMMVENNTLWSPMGAVIFFGTLISMVLIATILPVLYWLVFDKHGKYSLRKQ